The Drosophila simulans strain w501 chromosome 3R, Prin_Dsim_3.1, whole genome shotgun sequence genome contains the following window.
TCTAGATCCGATATAGAATTTGACAACGTTTCCGAAAGAGAGCTTAAGAGAGCTGGGAAGTACTTAACGTAAAAGCTTTGACTTGCGAGTATTTCCTCAGAGGTCACCTTTTACCCCTTTCGCATCCTGATGATCCTCTTCCAGTGGCCTTTCCTGCTGACCCCGCTCTTTTGCCCACCGCGAAGGTCAACTCTCCGCACTGGTCGCCAGAAGGGACGGCGAGGAGGTGGTCAGACCCACTGGAACCGTTTCCTCCTGAGGCGGGCCCGTGGGAGGTGGTgatggagtgggcgtggaggCCGAGGACGAGGCCGTCGATGAGGTGGGACGGGCGGCGTGAGGCTGGAGAAAGTGAAACAGGTTGGAATGCTGCATGAAACTGCCCACCGATCTCAGCGGACTAAAGAAGTTCTCTGTGGGATGGTTGGCTGGCTGCGGATGCTGTGGATGCACAGAGGACTCCTGATCCCTGCAGAGATTACTGCTGGGCTCGTCGTGGACCCCTCGTCCCTTGGCGATGGAGCTACAATTGCAGGATCGGCTCTTCTTTAGCGAACTCCTAGTAAATGCCGTGCCCTTTCGATACTTAGGCTTGTGTCCATTTGAGCCGGGACTCGCCTCACTATCGATCACAAAGACACCGGATTGCTCCTGGGGAGCAGGACTCGCCGCGGATCCTGGCAGGCAGTGAGCGCTATTGGAGTTTCCAGCAAATAGTTTGGCTCGCAGAAGAGCCGGAAGCGGGCCATTAGTGGGAGATGTTTGAGTGGAGAGCGGTCTCTCCCTGGACTGTTCATCTATGGGAAGATCCTGATTGTTGCCCATTGGCCTGGAGTCCGTGTCATCCGATCGCAACTTCTCCCTCATGACCAAAGCCAGGGAGCGACGCAGTTCCACGGGATCTATGCCAGGCTGAGTGGGATTCGGAACAGAGCTGGCCGGCACAAATACGTCCTCAAACTCcagatcatcatcatcttcgtcCTCATCCTGGCTGAAACTGTAGTTGTGGTTGTCGTAAGAGGCGGACGGAACTGAGGGCTtcgcaggagcaggaggagctggtggGACTGTGGAACTGCTGTTTCGTTCACTGCTGCGCTGGGACCCCGGAGCGGGGGAAGGGAACTCGTAGCTGGTTTCACCCAGCTCGGCGCCACTGGAAGCCTCCACTATGTTCCACATTTCTCGCTCGAGATCTGTGGTCACCGAAGCCACGGCGGCCACCGTTTGGTTGATGTTGTTGAAACAGGGCGACACCACTCCGCACTTGGGCAGGAGCTGGGAGTTCTTCAGggcctcctgctgctgcctcaACCAAATGGGTGAATCTGCAGGGAATGTTACGAGAGTTATAGGGATTTTGCCACAGTTCCAAGGAGACAAcgcgcactcacactcacccACATAGAGGCGCGGCTGCGTGGAGCGCATATTGGAGTCCATGGACTGCAGGCGATGCTGACTGGCCACCGAGAAGCGGTGGATGGCCTCCGCCTGCTGATCAATGTCCACGCCCATCATCTTCAGGAGTAAGTTCTTCAGCGCGGCCCGGAAGTCCTTGAGGTGATAGGCATACAGGACCGGATTTACCGCCGAGTTCAGATGGGACAGAATGATGCAGAAGAGCGTCAGCTTGGGATGCACATAGCACTCGGGACAGAAGGCCTTGATGCAGTTGATCGTATAGAGCGGTATCCAGCAGATCATGAAGAACAGCACGATAATGGACAGATTCTGGGTGGCCTTGACGTCCCGCTTCCTTGCGGCGCCCAAGACCCGCAGCATGGTTCCCGTGTGTCCACCTCTTCCGGGTGTCGTCACCTGCACCACGGCCGCCGAGGAGCGACGACTGAGATCGGAGGCGGGGTTCATCGTTACGATCTGACGGACCTTTAAAGTTCAATTGATAACGGATAGTTAATATTCCCTACTCTATGGAATATACAAAAATCTATCCACCACTCACCTGTTTGATGATGACCCGGTAGATGTGCGTGTAGAAGGCCAGCATCAGCAGAGCCGGAGTGATAATGGTGGCAAAGTAGAGGAAGACGAGGTAGTTGTAGTCCATCACCTCCACGAAGAGACACTCCTGGTTGTGGTTGACATCGGCGTGCCAGCCGAAAAGCGGCAGGAAGCCCACTATCGTCCCGGCCACCCAGCACATGGAGATGATGACTGCAACAGAAGAGGGACGTTGGTAATCAGAGTGCTCTGAACCGAAGCCCTTAAAGTGGAGCTTCCCCAGACGTCATTTGAGCAGATTGCAGGAATCCCTGCCATCTTCTCCACCGAGCACTATATAAACTTTTATCGTAAAGCGGGCAACTAAACAAAACTGGCAGGCAGGGTGAGTACACTTCCCAAATGACGCAAATAATTACCAATATTCCGGACGTAGCGTATTGGAAAGTAATCTTGCCTTGAGCGGCCATTGTGCTTTATAAAGCACCATATAGTAGGTGATCTATAGTTCTTAGAAAATATCTACATTTATGAGATATTTTTAGCTAGAGGCAACTGttgctataaatatatattatgaaaattcgtattgaatcaaatcgaattgaatttagTAAGGCGCAGACTATTATGTGGCAAAGGATTTTAAGGATGTTTATTACTGTGTACATCCATTCAATTGTAGTCCAGATGAGgcggcttttgttttactCAAGTCGCAACTCAAACATGGTCGATGGCCGGAATGAAACACAATGTGCTGTATATTAGCCATCCAGAGTCATTAGCATCACGGCAACAAAGGCACAATACCAAACAATGGCCACCGTAAAGTCAAAATTACTTGACAATATCCTGACAAGGACCCAGAAAACTTTAGTATACCATTTGTGCCTACTGATTTtattgtatatacatatgttccATACCCCCGTATATACTTACATATCGCCGTGCGGGTGCGGACATTCCTTGAGTAGGCCATCGGATATAGGATGGCCCAGTATCGATCCACGGAGACGGCGACCAGACAGAAGATGGAGATGGTACACAGCACCACGAGCAGGGAGACGGTGAAGAGGCAGGCATGGAGGTTTCTGGGTAGTCCCATGGATGCCAGGATGGCGAAGGGAATGCCCAACGCGCCCACTAGCAGATCGGCCATGGCCAGGGATACTATGTAGTAGTTGGTGCGTCGTCGCAGTTTTCTTTCCCGGCGGAAGACGATGATCACCAGCACGTTGCCGATGATGCTGACGATGGCCACCAGGACCTCGAAGACGGTGTAGGGTATGTTCAGCTCGGAGCTGGGGCTGTCCGAGTCCTTGGCATCCTTGCTCGTGGTGGCCGcgtgcagcggcagcagaggTCCCTCGAAGGAGAAATCCGTGATCGAGAAGTAGCGAAAGGCGGACATGGTGGGCGGTGTTGCGGGTATTTCACGGGTTCTACGGGTTCCACGGGGTTCCCTGCCCCGATCGAGTATTTAAGGCTAGTGCCGAGCTAATGGAGGGCGGAACAGGTGTGGGCTTCAATTACAGTGCCCGCTGGCGTGTGAACTCCCTAATTGACTTGAGGTGGCCGTGGCAGTAGCAGCGATAGTAATAGCACATGCTgcgcattgcgtatacgccatgcCCGCTGCGCTGCGGTTGCtcctttcccgcttttccgatTCGCTTTTGCTCCCCctctttattttcctttccGTTGATGTATTTGTTTTCCTGCTGTCGACGTAGCCTATTTAGctggaaaaaagggaaaacttaATCATCGTTCGGCACGTTTGTTACACACATGCAGCAACTTAATTGTAGCAATTTTTTAGTGTaataaattgataaatatttgccaaaaaatacaTGTCCATATCGATAGCGTGTGCGGcgagcaaaacaacaaaggccGTACCACAACTTTTCGATACCCTAGATAATCAGATAGTACTCGAGTCCATTTTTTGAAAGGGGCCATCAGTTACAGGACTTCCTTAAAGCCAGCATCTCAAGGATCACAATGAAATATGTTGGAACTTTGATGGCTTTTACGATGATGGTGTTTCTGGCTTGGCTTATGGGGTATCTATACCCGCAAC
Protein-coding sequences here:
- the LOC6730182 gene encoding G-protein coupled receptor 161 isoform X1, coding for MSAFRYFSITDFSFEGPLLPLHAATTSKDAKDSDSPSSELNIPYTVFEVLVAIVSIIGNVLVIIVFRRERKLRRRTNYYIVSLAMADLLVGALGIPFAILASMGLPRNLHACLFTVSLLVVLCTISIFCLVAVSVDRYWAILYPMAYSRNVRTRTAIFIISMCWVAGTIVGFLPLFGWHADVNHNQECLFVEVMDYNYLVFLYFATIITPALLMLAFYTHIYRVIIKQVRQIVTMNPASDLSRRSSAAVVQVTTPGRGGHTGTMLRVLGAARKRDVKATQNLSIIVLFFMICWIPLYTINCIKAFCPECYVHPKLTLFCIILSHLNSAVNPVLYAYHLKDFRAALKNLLLKMMGVDIDQQAEAIHRFSVASQHRLQSMDSNMRSTQPRLYVGEYSPIWLRQQQEALKNSQLLPKCGVVSPCFNNINQTVAAVASVTTDLEREMWNIVEASSGAELGETSYEFPSPAPGSQRSSERNSSSTVPPAPPAPAKPSVPSASYDNHNYSFSQDEDEDDDDLEFEDVFVPASSVPNPTQPGIDPVELRRSLALVMREKLRSDDTDSRPMGNNQDLPIDEQSRERPLSTQTSPTNGPLPALLRAKLFAGNSNSAHCLPGSAASPAPQEQSGVFVIDSEASPGSNGHKPKYRKGTAFTRSSLKKSRSCNCSSIAKGRGVHDEPSSNLCRDQESSVHPQHPQPANHPTENFFSPLRSVGSFMQHSNLFHFLQPHAARPTSSTASSSASTPTPSPPPTGPPQEETVPVGLTTSSPSLLATSAES
- the LOC6730182 gene encoding uncharacterized protein LOC6730182 isoform X2, whose product is MSAFRYFSITDFSFEGPLLPLHAATTSKDAKDSDSPSSELNIPYTVFEVLVAIVSIIGNVLVIIVFRRERKLRRRTNYYIVSLAMADLLVGALGIPFAILASMGLPRNLHACLFTVSLLVVLCTISIFCLVAVSVDRYWAILYPMAYSRNVRTRTAIFIISMCWVAGTIVGFLPLFGWHADVNHNQECLFVEVMDYNYLVFLYFATIITPALLMLAFYTHIYRVIIKQVRQIVTMNPASDLSRRSSAAVVQVTTPGRGGHTGTMLRVLGAARKRDVKATQNLSIIVLFFMICWIPLYTINCIKAFCPECYVHPKLTLFCIILSHLNSAVNPVLYAYHLKDFRAALKNLLLKMMGVDIDQQAEAIHRFSVASQHRLQSMDSNMRSTQPRLYVDSPIWLRQQQEALKNSQLLPKCGVVSPCFNNINQTVAAVASVTTDLEREMWNIVEASSGAELGETSYEFPSPAPGSQRSSERNSSSTVPPAPPAPAKPSVPSASYDNHNYSFSQDEDEDDDDLEFEDVFVPASSVPNPTQPGIDPVELRRSLALVMREKLRSDDTDSRPMGNNQDLPIDEQSRERPLSTQTSPTNGPLPALLRAKLFAGNSNSAHCLPGSAASPAPQEQSGVFVIDSEASPGSNGHKPKYRKGTAFTRSSLKKSRSCNCSSIAKGRGVHDEPSSNLCRDQESSVHPQHPQPANHPTENFFSPLRSVGSFMQHSNLFHFLQPHAARPTSSTASSSASTPTPSPPPTGPPQEETVPVGLTTSSPSLLATSAES